One genomic segment of Hevea brasiliensis isolate MT/VB/25A 57/8 chromosome 3, ASM3005281v1, whole genome shotgun sequence includes these proteins:
- the LOC110645971 gene encoding uncharacterized protein LOC110645971, whose translation MPQVDLETLVSACAGVSCERKIACETLAATTTTTNDDQHHQPQESITDPPEIPPDLPPESFWLSKDAELDWFDRNAFIERKDSTKGNSHSTNLNPNVNPNSNQSNSQRFSNLKSKASIIGLPKPQKSCFVDGRRHCKPGNTRLFPKRSATTKSDSSVIEPSSPKVSCMGRVRSKKDRNRRLRNKQRSNETESKSEKQERKQKTGFLASFRAIFRATSSNRTAKKGKDASQRGSLSKKSSTAKTIDIRERLPVSERVSPVGAEPVGLGGMKRFASGRKSESWIDVV comes from the coding sequence ATGCCACAAGTGGATCTCGAAACCTTAGTTTCAGCATGCGCCGGCGTCTCTTGCGAACGCAAAATTGCCTGTGAGACACTAGCCGCTACCACCACGACCACCAACGACGATCAACACCATCAGCCTCAAGAATCTATTACTGATCCACCAGAAATCCCTCCTGATCTCCCGCCTGAATCTTTCTGGCTTTCTAAGGACGCCGAGCTTGACTGGTTCGATCGTAATGCGTTCATTGAGCGCAAGGACTCCACCAAAGGAAACTCTCATTCAACTAACTTGAATCCCAATGTTAATCCCAACTCCAATCAGTCAAATTCTCAGAGATTCTCTAACTTGAAGTCCAAAGCCTCTATTATTGGTTTGCCAAAGCCACAGAAGTCTTGCTTCGTCGACGGAAGGCGCCACTGTAAACCGGGAAATACACGCCTCTTTCCCAAACGGTCTGCCACCACTAAATCGGATTCCTCGGTTATCGAGCCATCTTCGCCCAAGGTCTCCTGTATGGGAAGAGTGAGATCGAAGAAAGATAGAAACCGCAGATTAAGGAATAAGCAACGATCTAATGAAACCGAGAGCAAAAGTGAAAAACAGGAAAGGAAACAAAAAACGGGATTCTTGGCTAGTTTTCGGGCCATCTTCAGAGCTACTAGCAGTAACCGCACGGCCAAGAAAGGAAAAGATGCATCGCAAAGGGGATCGCTGTCAAAAAAGAGCTCGACGGCGAAGACGATCGACATCAGGGAACGGTTACCGGTCAGCGAGAGAGTCTCACCGGTGGGTGCTGAACCGGTTGGTTTGGGTGGAATGAAGCGGTTTGCCTCTGGTAGGAAATCGGAGTCGTGGATCGACGTGGTGTGA